In Rhodococcus rhodochrous, a single genomic region encodes these proteins:
- a CDS encoding penicillin-binding transpeptidase domain-containing protein, whose translation MRPRSSTPASPYARALRIGAVLSAAVVLLGLAVACTPRPAGPEAAAQAFLDAFAAQDVGSAADRTDRPDDAAVAIQEVLDGLQAESLTATTTSTRISGDSATVGYNYEWHLPKDRVWQYTGELNMGRSGNDWVVRWAKSALHPQLGERQTVQLRSSPAPRARVNEHAGSDILVPGTVYGIAFDASQTTDVAGAARQLASTLSEFDSSLTAQAIAESVTASSGPRSVLRLREDDYERVAPRLAGIDGVVVTEQADLVATDRNFAPDLVGQIKKTVIDEVDGTAGWSVVVVNQYGVDTGVLTETPPQPVPSFSVSLDRPLQLAAQAAVEARTEQAMTVVIEASTGAVLAVAQNKAADRDGPVALAGQYPPGSTFKIVTSGAAIAEGRATPNTMVPCPGRITIGERSVPNYNEFELGTVSLATAFARSCNTSFAKLASEMAPDALTVAASQFGIGVDYEVVGMPTFTGSVPPAEDLVERTEDGFGQGKVVVSPFGMALAAATVAAGRTPVPYLIAGRETVVEDSPPPVTPEMVEGLREMMRLVITSGTADRIRDQGDVYGKTGEAEVEGGSHSWFVGYRGDLAFATLVVRGGSSDNAVAVTRDMFAALPPEYDEGA comes from the coding sequence ATGAGACCTCGAAGTTCCACCCCGGCATCCCCGTACGCACGCGCACTCCGGATCGGCGCTGTGTTGTCGGCGGCCGTCGTGCTCCTCGGCCTGGCGGTCGCGTGCACGCCGCGTCCGGCCGGGCCGGAGGCCGCGGCACAGGCGTTCCTCGACGCGTTCGCGGCGCAGGACGTCGGGTCGGCGGCGGACCGCACCGACCGTCCCGACGACGCGGCCGTCGCGATACAGGAGGTCCTGGACGGACTTCAGGCCGAATCCCTCACCGCCACCACGACATCCACCCGGATCAGCGGCGACTCCGCGACCGTCGGATACAACTACGAGTGGCACCTGCCGAAGGACCGGGTGTGGCAGTACACCGGTGAGCTCAACATGGGGCGCAGCGGGAACGACTGGGTCGTGCGGTGGGCGAAGTCCGCGCTGCACCCGCAGCTCGGTGAACGGCAGACCGTACAGCTCCGCAGCAGCCCGGCGCCGCGCGCCCGGGTCAACGAGCACGCGGGCAGCGACATCCTCGTCCCCGGCACGGTCTACGGCATCGCCTTCGACGCCTCGCAGACCACGGACGTCGCCGGTGCGGCACGACAGCTCGCGTCGACGTTGTCGGAGTTCGATTCCTCGCTCACGGCGCAGGCGATCGCCGAATCGGTGACGGCCTCGTCCGGGCCGCGGTCGGTGCTGCGCCTGCGCGAGGACGACTACGAGCGTGTCGCCCCGCGCCTCGCCGGGATCGACGGTGTCGTGGTGACCGAGCAGGCCGACCTCGTCGCGACCGACCGCAACTTCGCGCCCGATCTCGTGGGACAGATCAAGAAGACCGTCATCGACGAGGTCGACGGCACGGCCGGGTGGAGCGTCGTCGTGGTGAACCAGTACGGCGTGGACACCGGGGTGCTCACCGAGACTCCGCCCCAGCCGGTGCCGTCGTTCTCGGTCAGCCTCGACCGTCCCCTCCAGCTCGCAGCCCAGGCGGCCGTCGAGGCGCGCACCGAGCAGGCGATGACGGTCGTGATCGAGGCGTCGACGGGTGCGGTGCTGGCGGTGGCCCAGAACAAGGCCGCCGACCGGGACGGGCCGGTCGCGCTGGCCGGGCAGTACCCGCCGGGTTCGACGTTCAAGATCGTCACTTCGGGCGCGGCGATCGCCGAGGGCCGCGCGACCCCGAACACGATGGTCCCGTGCCCGGGCCGTATCACGATCGGCGAGCGCAGCGTGCCGAACTACAACGAGTTCGAGCTCGGGACGGTCTCTCTCGCCACTGCTTTCGCTAGATCCTGCAACACCTCGTTCGCCAAGCTCGCCTCCGAGATGGCCCCGGACGCGCTGACCGTCGCCGCTTCGCAGTTCGGTATCGGCGTGGACTACGAGGTGGTCGGGATGCCGACCTTCACCGGATCGGTTCCGCCCGCGGAGGATCTCGTCGAACGGACCGAGGACGGCTTCGGCCAGGGCAAGGTGGTCGTGAGCCCGTTCGGGATGGCGCTCGCCGCGGCGACCGTCGCGGCCGGTCGTACCCCGGTGCCCTACCTCATCGCGGGTCGCGAGACGGTCGTGGAGGATTCGCCGCCGCCGGTGACGCCGGAGATGGTGGAGGGTCTGCGCGAGATGATGCGCCTGGTGATCACCAGCGGTACCGCCGACCGCATCCGGGACCAGGGCGACGTCTACGGCAAGACCGGTGAGGCCGAGGTCGAGGGTGGGTCGCACTCGTGGTTCGTCGGCTACCGCGGTGATCTTGCGTTCGCGACGCTCGTCGTGCGCGGCGGCAGTTCCGACAACGCGGTCGCGGTCACCCGCGACATGTTCGCCGCCCTGCCGCCGGAATACGACGAGGGGGCCTGA
- a CDS encoding M50 family metallopeptidase, producing MMFALGVVVFALGIAISIALHEAGHMWTAQKLGMKVRRYYIGFGPRVFAFRRGETEYGLKAVPAGGFCDIAGMTALDELAPDEVERAMYKQKTWKRLVVMSGGIAMNFLLGIVLIYGLAASAGLPNTDNRAVVGTVGCAAPTQDGPPDYTPADCSGPGPAEQAGIEPGDVIVAVDGQSVETFGDLVRATQPLSGTVPFTVERGDETLTVPVTVQQVQRWVYESESPDAEPVSRTVGAIGVGGEPGIIEYTPLSAIPATFEFTGYLAVRTAEALVSLPSKVADLWTAVTGGERAVDTPVSVVGASVIGGQFAERGIWESFVLLLAQLNFFLGAFNLLPLLPLDGGHMAVAIYEKARNWLRGLRGLPVGPPVDYMKLLPLTYVAVVIGGAYMVLTLTADIVNPIKLF from the coding sequence ATGATGTTCGCACTGGGCGTGGTGGTGTTCGCCCTCGGCATCGCCATCTCCATCGCCCTGCACGAGGCCGGCCACATGTGGACCGCGCAGAAACTGGGCATGAAGGTCCGGCGCTACTACATCGGGTTCGGTCCCCGTGTGTTCGCCTTCCGTCGCGGTGAGACCGAATACGGCCTCAAAGCGGTTCCGGCCGGCGGGTTCTGCGATATCGCCGGCATGACGGCCCTGGACGAACTCGCGCCCGACGAGGTCGAGCGCGCGATGTACAAGCAGAAGACGTGGAAGCGCCTCGTCGTGATGTCGGGCGGCATCGCGATGAACTTCCTGCTCGGCATCGTGCTCATCTACGGCCTCGCCGCCAGTGCGGGGCTGCCCAACACCGACAACCGCGCGGTGGTCGGCACCGTCGGCTGTGCTGCGCCGACCCAGGACGGTCCGCCCGACTACACCCCGGCCGACTGCTCGGGCCCCGGTCCGGCCGAGCAGGCCGGTATCGAACCCGGCGATGTGATCGTCGCCGTGGACGGGCAGTCCGTCGAGACCTTCGGCGACCTCGTCCGGGCCACGCAGCCGCTGTCCGGCACCGTGCCGTTCACCGTCGAGCGCGGCGACGAGACCCTCACCGTGCCGGTCACGGTGCAGCAGGTCCAGCGCTGGGTCTACGAGAGCGAATCGCCCGACGCCGAACCCGTCTCCCGCACCGTCGGTGCGATCGGTGTCGGTGGAGAGCCGGGAATCATCGAGTACACGCCGCTCTCGGCGATCCCCGCGACCTTCGAGTTCACCGGCTACCTCGCGGTCCGCACGGCCGAGGCGCTGGTGAGCCTGCCGAGCAAGGTCGCCGACCTGTGGACGGCCGTCACCGGGGGAGAGCGCGCGGTCGACACCCCGGTCAGCGTCGTCGGCGCCAGCGTCATCGGCGGTCAGTTCGCCGAGCGCGGCATCTGGGAATCGTTCGTGTTGTTGCTCGCACAGCTGAACTTCTTCCTCGGTGCGTTCAACCTCCTCCCGCTGCTGCCGCTCGACGGCGGCCACATGGCCGTCGCGATCTACGAGAAGGCCCGCAACTGGCTGCGCGGCCTGCGCGGACTGCCCGTCGGCCCGCCCGTGGACTACATGAAACTGCTGCCGTTGACCTATGTGGCGGTGGTCATCGGTGGCGCCTACATGGTGCTCACCCTCACAGCAGACATCGTCAACCCCATCAAGCTGTTCTGA
- a CDS encoding APC family permease, whose product MAETTDSPQLVRVLGPGLLLLFVIGDILGTGIYALTGEVANEVGGVVWLPFLLAFGVATVTAFSYLELVTKYPRAAGAALYTHKAFGVHFLTFLVAFAVMSSGITSAATAARAFAANFAEAFGLDLAGTVGITAIALVFVLVLAVINFRGVGESVKTNVVLTMVELGGLLIIVAIGMWALGFGGGDFSRVVEIDPGDRSVFSAVVAGTALAFFAMVGFEDSVNMAEECKEPTRIFPRMLLLGLGLAALVYVLVSITAIALVPPDELGAGETPLLRVVEVGAPAFPVGIFAFVTMFAVANTALINMLMASRLVYGIAREDVLPTVLGRVHPTRRTPYVAIVFTTLLAVGLVVFVGGVPELGGTTALLLLGVFAIVNVAALVLRRDHVEHRHFRAPTILPVLGAASCLFLVLPWVDRPATQYRTAGVLLGIGVVLWLVTRFAGRRDGRPASTTDREES is encoded by the coding sequence GTGGCCGAGACGACCGACTCACCCCAGCTCGTCCGCGTCCTCGGGCCGGGACTGCTCCTGCTGTTCGTCATCGGCGACATCCTGGGCACGGGCATATATGCCCTCACCGGCGAGGTCGCGAACGAGGTCGGCGGCGTGGTGTGGCTGCCGTTCCTCCTCGCGTTCGGCGTCGCGACGGTGACGGCGTTCAGCTATCTGGAGCTCGTGACGAAGTACCCCCGGGCGGCCGGAGCGGCGCTCTACACGCACAAGGCGTTCGGCGTGCACTTCCTGACCTTCCTGGTGGCCTTCGCCGTGATGTCCTCCGGCATCACCTCTGCCGCCACTGCCGCGCGGGCTTTCGCCGCGAACTTCGCCGAGGCATTCGGACTCGACCTGGCCGGCACGGTCGGGATCACCGCGATCGCGCTGGTCTTCGTCCTCGTCCTGGCGGTGATCAACTTCCGCGGGGTCGGCGAGAGCGTGAAGACCAACGTGGTGCTCACGATGGTCGAGCTGGGCGGCCTGCTGATCATCGTCGCGATCGGCATGTGGGCGTTGGGTTTCGGCGGCGGCGACTTCTCGCGTGTGGTCGAGATCGATCCCGGCGACCGGTCCGTCTTCTCCGCGGTGGTCGCGGGGACGGCCCTGGCCTTCTTCGCGATGGTGGGGTTCGAGGACTCGGTGAACATGGCCGAGGAGTGCAAGGAACCCACCCGGATCTTCCCCCGGATGCTCCTGCTCGGCCTGGGTCTCGCGGCGCTCGTGTACGTGCTCGTGTCGATCACCGCGATCGCGCTCGTCCCGCCCGACGAACTCGGTGCGGGCGAGACGCCCCTGCTGCGGGTGGTCGAGGTCGGTGCCCCGGCGTTCCCGGTCGGGATCTTCGCGTTCGTCACGATGTTCGCCGTCGCCAACACCGCGCTGATCAACATGCTGATGGCGAGCCGGCTGGTCTACGGCATCGCCCGCGAGGACGTCCTGCCCACCGTCCTGGGGCGGGTGCACCCGACGCGCCGCACGCCCTACGTCGCGATCGTGTTCACGACGCTGCTCGCGGTCGGTCTCGTCGTCTTCGTGGGCGGGGTGCCCGAACTCGGGGGGACGACGGCCCTGCTCCTGCTCGGGGTGTTCGCGATCGTGAACGTCGCAGCCCTGGTTCTGCGCCGGGACCACGTGGAGCACCGGCACTTCCGCGCGCCGACGATCCTTCCGGTCCTCGGGGCGGCCAGTTGCCTGTTCCTCGTCCTGCCGTGGGTCGACCGGCCGGCGACCCAGTACCGGACGGCCGGGGTGCTGCTCGGGATCGGCGTGGTGCTGTGGCTGGTGACGCGATTCGCGGGCCGGCGCGACGGCCGGCCCGCGAGTACGACGGATCGCGAGGAGAGCTGA
- a CDS encoding GNAT family N-acetyltransferase: MLKLLGVRSLGGRDTAAVLRVLSRDPVAACMVAGRVEEYGLDGRAVGGEMWSRGGPETSLCFSGANLIPLLGSPDDIQAFAERASRGPRLCSSIVGRAEYALPMWERLESAWGAPREVRAEQPLLVLDREPLVEPDPQVRPVRPDELDIYLPAAISMFIEEVGIDPRTGDGGAGYRRRVASLIAAGRAWARFEDGQVVFKAEVGSQSSTVGQIQGVWVDPAHRGSGLGTIGTAAVACAVARSGRLPSLYVNSFNAPARGAYARAGFRQVATFSTVLLD; the protein is encoded by the coding sequence GTGCTCAAGCTTCTGGGTGTCCGGTCGTTGGGCGGACGTGACACCGCCGCGGTGCTCCGGGTGCTCTCCCGCGACCCCGTGGCCGCGTGCATGGTGGCCGGCCGCGTCGAGGAATACGGACTTGACGGGCGTGCCGTCGGCGGCGAGATGTGGAGTCGCGGTGGCCCCGAGACGTCGCTGTGCTTCTCGGGCGCGAACCTCATTCCGCTGCTGGGCAGTCCGGACGACATCCAGGCGTTCGCCGAGCGCGCGAGTCGCGGGCCGCGACTGTGTTCGTCCATCGTCGGCCGCGCCGAGTACGCGCTGCCGATGTGGGAGCGACTCGAATCGGCGTGGGGTGCGCCCCGCGAGGTGAGGGCCGAACAACCCCTCCTCGTTCTCGACCGCGAGCCCCTCGTCGAACCCGACCCGCAGGTCCGTCCCGTGCGGCCCGACGAACTCGACATCTACCTGCCGGCCGCGATCTCGATGTTCATCGAGGAGGTCGGCATCGACCCGCGCACCGGCGACGGCGGTGCGGGTTACCGGCGCCGCGTCGCGAGCCTGATCGCGGCGGGACGCGCCTGGGCGCGTTTCGAGGACGGACAGGTCGTGTTCAAGGCGGAGGTGGGTTCGCAGTCGTCCACCGTGGGCCAGATCCAGGGCGTGTGGGTCGATCCCGCGCATCGCGGCTCGGGCCTCGGCACGATCGGTACGGCCGCCGTGGCCTGCGCGGTCGCTCGCAGCGGCCGCCTGCCCAGCCTCTACGTCAACAGCTTCAACGCCCCGGCCCGCGGAGCCTACGCCCGCGCGGGTTTCCGTCAGGTCGCGACGTTCTCCACGGTGCTGCTCGACTGA
- the ispG gene encoding flavodoxin-dependent (E)-4-hydroxy-3-methylbut-2-enyl-diphosphate synthase produces the protein MTSPVGLGMPEIPAVLAPRRKTRQLMVGNVGVGSDHPVSVQSMTTTKTHDVNATLQQIAELTASGCDIVRVACPRQEDADALPIIAKKSKIPVIADIHFQPRYIFAAIDAGCAAVRVNPGNIKEFDGRVKEVAKAAGDAGIPIRIGVNAGSLDPRLLAKYGKATPEALVESALWEASLFEEHGFGDIKISVKHNDPVVMVEAYRQLAAQCDYPLHLGVTEAGPAFQGTIKSAVAFGALLSEGIGDTIRVSLSAPPAEEIKVGTQILQSLNLRPRKLEIVSCPSCGRAQVDVYSLANEVTAGLEGMEVPLRVAVMGCVVNGPGEAREADLGVASGNGKGQIFVKGKVIKTVPEAQIVETLIEEAMRIADEMEGNASGGGPVVSVG, from the coding sequence GTGACCAGCCCCGTCGGATTGGGCATGCCCGAAATTCCTGCGGTCCTCGCACCCCGACGCAAGACCCGCCAACTCATGGTCGGAAATGTCGGCGTCGGCAGCGATCACCCGGTGTCCGTGCAGTCGATGACCACCACGAAGACGCACGACGTGAACGCCACCCTCCAGCAGATCGCGGAGCTCACAGCGTCCGGCTGCGACATCGTGCGTGTCGCGTGCCCGCGTCAGGAGGACGCCGACGCGCTCCCGATCATCGCGAAGAAGAGCAAGATCCCGGTGATCGCCGACATCCACTTCCAGCCGCGGTACATCTTCGCCGCGATCGACGCCGGCTGCGCGGCCGTGCGCGTCAACCCCGGCAACATCAAGGAATTCGACGGTCGCGTCAAGGAGGTCGCCAAGGCGGCCGGAGACGCCGGGATTCCCATCCGCATCGGCGTCAACGCCGGCTCGCTCGATCCCCGCCTCCTCGCCAAGTACGGCAAGGCCACCCCGGAGGCGCTCGTCGAGTCCGCGCTGTGGGAAGCAAGCCTGTTCGAGGAACACGGCTTCGGCGACATCAAGATCTCCGTCAAGCACAACGACCCCGTCGTGATGGTCGAGGCCTACCGCCAGCTCGCCGCGCAGTGCGACTACCCGCTGCACCTCGGCGTGACCGAGGCCGGCCCCGCCTTCCAGGGCACCATCAAGTCGGCTGTCGCCTTCGGTGCGCTGCTCAGCGAGGGCATCGGAGACACCATTCGCGTGTCGCTGTCGGCGCCGCCCGCCGAGGAGATCAAGGTCGGCACCCAGATCCTGCAGTCGCTGAACCTGCGTCCCCGCAAGCTCGAGATCGTCTCCTGCCCGTCCTGCGGCCGCGCCCAGGTGGACGTCTACTCTCTCGCCAACGAGGTCACCGCGGGCCTCGAGGGCATGGAGGTGCCGCTGCGGGTCGCGGTGATGGGTTGCGTCGTCAACGGACCCGGTGAGGCCCGCGAGGCGGACCTCGGTGTGGCCTCCGGAAACGGCAAGGGTCAGATCTTCGTCAAGGGCAAGGTCATCAAGACCGTGCCCGAGGCACAGATCGTCGAGACCCTCATCGAGGAAGCGATGCGCATCGCCGACGAGATGGAAGGCAACGCCTCGGGCGGTGGCCCCGTGGTGTCGGTCGGCTGA